In one window of Nocardia brasiliensis DNA:
- a CDS encoding cysteine dioxygenase family protein, whose translation MTTSTAAPSTPQLADLVCAIREVVRLERPPAEAARLVADRLEPFLRQPDLLPDQYREGDPQRYRQHLVHTEDDGSFSVVAIVWRPGQQTPIHDHVAWCVAGVYEGTETERRYELRGAGPDARLVVAADVINPAGTACGFAPPGDIHLVRNAGATTVISIHIYGAHIGKLGTSVRREYRLPIAEA comes from the coding sequence ATGACGACCAGCACAGCGGCACCAAGCACGCCACAGCTCGCCGATCTCGTCTGCGCGATAAGGGAAGTCGTGCGGCTCGAACGTCCGCCCGCCGAGGCGGCCCGGCTCGTCGCCGATCGGCTCGAGCCCTTCCTGCGGCAGCCGGATCTCTTGCCCGACCAGTACCGCGAAGGCGACCCGCAGCGGTATCGCCAGCACCTCGTGCACACCGAGGACGACGGCAGCTTCTCGGTGGTGGCCATCGTCTGGCGCCCGGGGCAGCAGACACCCATTCACGACCACGTAGCGTGGTGTGTCGCAGGCGTTTACGAGGGCACCGAGACGGAACGGCGCTATGAGCTGCGCGGCGCTGGCCCGGACGCCCGCCTGGTGGTGGCGGCCGACGTGATCAACCCCGCGGGCACCGCGTGCGGCTTCGCACCGCCGGGGGATATCCATCTGGTGCGCAATGCCGGTGCCACGACGGTGATTTCGATCCACATCTATGGCGCGCACATCGGCAAGCTCGGTACCAGCGTGCGCCGGGAATACCGACTGCCGATCGCGGAGGCCTGA
- the smpB gene encoding SsrA-binding protein SmpB, with the protein MKEQGRKVIATNRRARHNYTILDVYEAGIALVGTEVKSLREGKASLVDAFATVDNGEVWLRGLHIPEFSHGTWTNHSPRRVRKLLLHKREIDRLVGKSREGNQTLVPLSMYFSDGKVKVELALAKGKQDYDKRQDLARRTAEREVTRELGRRVKGMR; encoded by the coding sequence ATGAAGGAACAGGGGCGCAAGGTCATCGCGACCAACCGCCGGGCGCGGCACAACTACACGATCCTGGACGTCTACGAGGCCGGGATCGCGCTGGTGGGTACCGAGGTCAAAAGCCTGCGTGAGGGCAAGGCCTCGCTGGTGGACGCGTTCGCGACGGTCGACAACGGCGAGGTGTGGTTGCGCGGACTGCACATCCCGGAATTCAGCCACGGCACCTGGACCAACCACTCCCCGCGCCGGGTCCGCAAGCTGTTGCTGCACAAGCGCGAGATCGATCGCCTCGTCGGCAAGTCGCGGGAGGGCAACCAGACGCTGGTCCCGCTGTCGATGTACTTCTCCGACGGCAAGGTGAAGGTCGAGCTGGCCCTCGCCAAGGGCAAGCAGGACTACGACAAGCGCCAAGACCTGGCCCGACGCACCGCGGAGCGCGAGGTCACCCGCGAGCTCGGGCGCCGGGTCAAGGGCATGCGGTGA
- the recQ gene encoding DNA helicase RecQ → MTPPDAFAAVATDTETGADAGSGAAQEVLRRVFGYDSFRGDQREIVEHVVAGGDALVLMPTGGGKSLCYQVPALVRPGVGVVISPLIALMQDQVDALSALGVRAGFLNSTQYPDERRTVEAQFVAGELDLLYLAPERLRLESTAQLFDRGKVALFAIDEAHCVSQWGHDFRPDYLALSVLHERWPDVPRIALTATATGKTRDEIVQRLDLGSARRFVASFDRPNIQYRIEPKNKPDRQLLEFINTEHAGEAGIVYCLSRNSVEKTAAFLTENGIRAVPYHAGLDNRTRAQNQARFLREDGLVVVATIAFGMGIDKPDVRFVAHLDLPKSVEGYYQETGRAGRDGLPSTAWMVYGLNDVVQQRKMIDSSEGDAAHRRQLQLHLDAMLALCETVSCRRVQLLNYFDQPGTACGNCDTCLTPPESWDGTVPAQKLLSTVLRLKRERGQSFGAGHIVDILLGKKNPKVLQHDHHELKVFGIGTDLRDIEWRGVVRQLLAGGLLAVHGDYGVLTLTEASNEVLFDGRQVLLRREPERATKPARAAKASKAVVDMAPADVPVFERLREWRAATAKEQGVPAYVVFHDATLREIAARKPSSLTELGAVGGVGENKLAKYGEGVLEVLAGE, encoded by the coding sequence GTGACTCCCCCCGATGCATTCGCGGCCGTGGCGACCGACACCGAGACCGGTGCGGACGCGGGATCCGGTGCGGCGCAAGAGGTTCTACGCCGGGTCTTCGGCTACGACAGCTTCCGCGGCGATCAACGCGAGATCGTGGAACACGTGGTCGCGGGGGGTGACGCGCTCGTACTCATGCCGACCGGTGGCGGCAAGTCGCTCTGCTACCAGGTACCCGCGCTGGTTCGCCCCGGCGTCGGAGTGGTGATCTCGCCGTTGATCGCGCTGATGCAGGATCAGGTGGACGCGCTGAGCGCGCTCGGTGTGCGCGCCGGATTCCTGAACTCGACCCAGTACCCGGATGAGCGGCGCACCGTGGAGGCGCAGTTCGTCGCGGGTGAGCTCGACCTGCTGTACCTGGCGCCGGAGCGGCTGCGGCTGGAATCGACAGCGCAGCTGTTCGACCGGGGCAAGGTCGCGCTGTTCGCGATCGATGAGGCGCACTGTGTTTCGCAGTGGGGCCACGACTTCCGCCCCGACTACCTGGCGCTGTCGGTGCTGCACGAGCGCTGGCCGGATGTGCCGCGCATCGCGCTGACCGCGACCGCCACCGGCAAGACCCGTGACGAGATCGTGCAACGACTCGACCTGGGCTCGGCCCGCCGCTTCGTCGCCAGCTTCGACCGGCCCAATATCCAATACCGGATCGAGCCGAAGAATAAGCCGGACCGGCAGCTGCTGGAATTCATCAACACCGAGCACGCGGGCGAGGCGGGCATCGTCTACTGCCTGTCGCGCAATTCGGTGGAGAAGACCGCGGCCTTCCTCACCGAGAACGGCATCCGCGCGGTGCCGTACCACGCCGGGCTGGACAATCGCACCCGCGCGCAGAACCAGGCCCGGTTCCTGCGCGAGGACGGCCTGGTCGTGGTCGCCACCATCGCCTTCGGCATGGGCATCGACAAACCCGACGTGCGCTTCGTCGCCCACCTGGACCTGCCGAAGTCGGTCGAGGGCTACTACCAGGAGACCGGCCGCGCCGGCCGCGACGGGCTGCCGTCGACGGCCTGGATGGTGTACGGGCTCAACGACGTTGTGCAGCAACGCAAGATGATCGATTCGTCGGAGGGCGACGCCGCCCATCGGCGCCAATTGCAGCTGCACCTGGACGCGATGCTCGCGCTGTGCGAGACGGTCAGTTGCCGGCGCGTCCAGCTGCTCAACTACTTCGATCAGCCGGGCACCGCGTGCGGCAACTGCGATACCTGCCTCACCCCGCCCGAATCCTGGGACGGCACCGTGCCCGCCCAGAAGCTTCTTTCCACGGTGCTTCGGCTGAAACGTGAACGCGGCCAGAGCTTCGGCGCGGGTCATATCGTCGACATCCTGCTCGGCAAGAAGAATCCCAAAGTGCTGCAACACGATCACCACGAGCTGAAGGTCTTCGGGATCGGCACCGATCTCCGGGACATCGAATGGCGGGGCGTGGTGCGGCAATTGCTCGCGGGCGGGCTGCTCGCCGTGCACGGTGACTACGGGGTGCTGACGCTCACCGAAGCGAGCAACGAGGTGTTGTTCGACGGCAGGCAGGTGCTGCTGCGCCGGGAACCGGAGCGGGCAACCAAGCCGGCCCGCGCCGCGAAGGCGAGCAAGGCCGTCGTCGATATGGCACCCGCCGACGTGCCGGTGTTCGAGCGGCTGCGGGAATGGCGCGCGGCGACCGCGAAAGAGCAGGGCGTGCCTGCCTACGTCGTCTTCCACGACGCCACGCTGCGCGAGATCGCGGCGCGCAAGCCGTCGAGCCTGACCGAACTCGGCGCCGTGGGTGGCGTCGGTGAGAACAAGCTGGCCAAGTACGGCGAGGGCGTGCTGGAGGTCTTGGCCGGAGAGTGA
- a CDS encoding Fic family protein: MSLTPGYGETPITHDEADALLPDIRELLGEPVSKAAIYDLEQAVQEQASVALLTAVFGATLTLDELLSGYFLRELHSRLYGDIWTWAGKFRMRELNIGVAPEQIAVELHASLETIRYRWQHTNDWTPRQLGIAAHAETVRIHPFTDGNGRTTRLLADLVFFAAQDGDVLEQYDWALDKPRYIALLREYDKHRDPSDLAELVPVRLFGE; the protein is encoded by the coding sequence ATGTCCCTGACGCCGGGCTATGGCGAGACACCGATCACCCACGACGAGGCAGACGCGCTGCTTCCTGACATCCGGGAGTTGCTCGGAGAGCCGGTAAGTAAGGCCGCCATCTATGACCTCGAGCAGGCCGTACAGGAACAAGCCAGCGTGGCCCTGCTGACCGCAGTGTTCGGTGCCACGTTGACTCTGGATGAGTTGTTGAGCGGCTATTTTCTGCGCGAACTCCACAGTCGACTTTATGGAGATATTTGGACGTGGGCGGGGAAGTTCCGGATGCGTGAGTTGAACATCGGCGTCGCGCCTGAGCAGATCGCTGTTGAGCTCCACGCCTCACTGGAGACCATCCGTTACCGTTGGCAGCACACGAATGATTGGACGCCGCGTCAGCTCGGTATCGCGGCGCACGCTGAAACGGTCAGGATCCACCCCTTCACAGATGGAAATGGCCGTACTACTCGTCTGCTCGCCGACCTCGTATTTTTCGCTGCGCAGGACGGTGACGTGCTGGAGCAGTACGACTGGGCGCTCGATAAGCCTCGGTACATAGCTCTGCTGCGCGAGTACGACAAGCACCGAGACCCAAGCGATCTCGCGGAGCTTGTACCAGTCCGCTTGTTCGGTGAATGA
- a CDS encoding TerD family protein: MITLKKEDGAADLAGVTKLSVGVSWDPSGGTSGGALGWARRKRGVDLDLIAILMQGSEPVRFAGLDSLDPLGNGSVLHTGDEQTGAASGDDETVHVTFADVPGGIDAIVFVAAAFKKGSSFEKANNISFKVYDASGGSSQQVADIWPSLLGADNANAVARAFRNGSNWQLEVLNRKGKIKQGDKQALLRFALA, translated from the coding sequence ATGATCACGCTCAAGAAAGAAGACGGCGCCGCGGATCTCGCCGGCGTCACCAAGCTGAGTGTCGGGGTGAGCTGGGATCCCTCGGGCGGTACCAGCGGCGGCGCACTGGGCTGGGCGCGGCGCAAGCGCGGCGTCGACCTCGACCTGATCGCCATCCTGATGCAGGGCAGCGAGCCGGTCCGTTTCGCCGGACTCGACTCGCTCGACCCGCTCGGCAACGGCTCGGTGCTGCACACCGGAGACGAACAGACCGGCGCAGCGAGCGGCGACGACGAGACGGTGCACGTGACCTTCGCGGACGTGCCGGGCGGTATCGACGCGATCGTGTTCGTCGCCGCCGCTTTCAAGAAGGGCAGCTCCTTCGAAAAAGCCAACAACATCAGCTTCAAGGTGTATGACGCGAGCGGCGGCAGCAGCCAGCAGGTCGCCGACATCTGGCCGTCGCTGCTCGGCGCCGACAACGCCAACGCCGTTGCGCGCGCCTTCCGCAACGGCTCGAACTGGCAGCTGGAAGTGCTCAACCGCAAGGGCAAGATCAAGCAGGGGGACAAGCAGGCACTGCTCCGCTTCGCCCTGGCGTAG
- a CDS encoding pyridoxal phosphate-dependent aminotransferase, with the protein MDAVVPPSATLALNEKINARRAAGEDILHLGFGEAGLPVLPEVAAALADGAMANSYTPVAGTAPARVAAAGYLSRGGLPTSPEQVLLAPGSKALLFAAIAVLPGDVVLPVPSWVSYPAQIGVIGKRVIGVPIPPEVGGVPDPDLLEAALATARTAGTDPRILILTVPDNPTGTVAGAAVLKRVCDIADRHGLTIICDEIYRDLAYEPAALCSPALLLPQRTIVTGGLSKSMALGGWRIGWLRTPPGSAGAQLAQRISGLGSEVWSCLSGPMQAAATYVFEAPPAVTERIAASRRLHAAVATAAHTVFTKSGIACRAPEAGFYLYPDLEPLRPGLSRRGIETGVALADLLLDEFGIGVLAGAHFGDTPTALRFRAATSLLYGSTPDQRREALASTDPTALPWIATALDRLHTAMQSLT; encoded by the coding sequence ATGGACGCCGTAGTGCCACCCTCGGCCACGCTCGCCCTGAACGAGAAGATCAATGCCCGGCGCGCGGCGGGCGAGGACATCCTGCACCTCGGGTTCGGCGAGGCCGGGCTGCCGGTGCTGCCGGAAGTCGCTGCGGCGCTTGCCGATGGCGCGATGGCGAACTCGTACACCCCGGTGGCGGGCACCGCCCCCGCGCGGGTGGCGGCCGCGGGATATCTCTCGCGTGGTGGGCTGCCGACGAGCCCCGAGCAGGTCCTGCTCGCGCCGGGAAGTAAAGCCCTGCTGTTCGCCGCGATCGCGGTGCTGCCCGGCGATGTCGTGCTGCCTGTTCCGTCGTGGGTGAGCTATCCGGCCCAGATCGGGGTGATCGGCAAGCGCGTCATCGGGGTGCCGATTCCGCCTGAGGTGGGTGGTGTGCCCGACCCGGACCTGCTCGAGGCCGCGCTGGCGACCGCACGCACGGCGGGTACCGATCCGCGCATACTCATCCTGACCGTGCCGGACAATCCCACCGGCACCGTCGCGGGCGCGGCCGTGCTGAAGCGGGTCTGCGATATCGCCGACCGGCACGGGCTGACGATCATCTGCGACGAGATCTATCGTGATCTCGCGTATGAGCCTGCGGCACTGTGCAGTCCGGCACTGCTGCTGCCGCAGCGCACGATCGTGACGGGCGGGCTGAGCAAATCGATGGCCCTCGGCGGCTGGCGCATCGGCTGGCTCCGGACGCCACCCGGTAGCGCCGGAGCGCAACTGGCGCAACGGATCAGCGGTCTGGGCAGCGAAGTCTGGTCCTGCCTTTCCGGACCCATGCAGGCGGCGGCGACGTACGTCTTCGAAGCGCCCCCGGCAGTGACCGAACGCATCGCTGCCAGCCGACGACTGCACGCGGCCGTCGCTACCGCGGCACACACGGTATTCACCAAGTCTGGAATCGCTTGCCGTGCACCCGAAGCGGGCTTCTACCTCTACCCGGACCTGGAGCCCCTGCGCCCCGGGCTGTCGCGGCGCGGCATCGAGACCGGCGTCGCCCTGGCGGATCTGCTGCTCGATGAGTTCGGCATCGGGGTTCTGGCCGGTGCGCATTTCGGCGACACTCCCACCGCCTTGCGCTTCCGTGCCGCGACCAGCCTGCTCTACGGCAGCACCCCCGACCAACGCCGAGAAGCCCTGGCCAGCACCGACCCGACCGCGCTGCCCTGGATCGCCACCGCCCTCGACCGTCTCCACACCGCGATGCAATCCCTGACCTGA
- a CDS encoding TetR/AcrR family transcriptional regulator, translated as MAGGSGPDPARRSERSRRAILTATYELISEVGYGKLSIEAIAARAGVGKQTIYRWWPSKGAVVFDALAALSAGADGDIALPDTGDLAADLRTVLRATVAEFGDPAFEAPIRALNIEIINDPELAQTYRERMERPIKAAKLARLRSAQQAGQLPADADLDLILELLYAPITQRWLMRSGPLDAAFADALVDAVLRAFPPA; from the coding sequence ATGGCAGGAGGCAGTGGGCCGGATCCGGCTCGGCGCAGTGAGCGGTCGCGCAGGGCGATCTTGACCGCGACGTACGAGCTGATCTCGGAGGTCGGGTACGGGAAGTTGTCGATCGAGGCGATCGCGGCGCGGGCCGGTGTGGGGAAGCAGACGATCTACCGGTGGTGGCCGTCGAAAGGCGCGGTGGTCTTCGACGCGCTGGCCGCGTTGAGTGCGGGCGCGGACGGGGACATCGCGCTGCCCGACACCGGTGATCTGGCAGCGGATCTGCGAACGGTGTTGCGCGCCACGGTCGCCGAGTTCGGCGACCCGGCGTTCGAGGCGCCGATCCGCGCGCTCAACATCGAGATCATCAACGACCCGGAACTGGCGCAGACCTACCGGGAACGGATGGAGCGGCCGATCAAGGCGGCGAAGCTGGCGCGGCTGCGCAGCGCGCAGCAGGCCGGGCAGTTGCCCGCGGACGCCGATCTCGACTTGATCCTCGAGCTGCTGTACGCACCGATCACCCAGCGCTGGTTGATGCGCTCGGGCCCGCTCGACGCGGCCTTCGCCGACGCCTTGGTCGACGCGGTCCTGCGCGCGTTCCCGCCGGCCTGA
- a CDS encoding RraA family protein, producing the protein MPADQLVEKFRAVDTTALCDADKSTRVMDSAIRLRSGGVRIFGPAFTVRCTGDFFAVLRAIEAAAPGDVIVVDGGGSEIAFAGELFARGALVRQLGGIVVDGGYRDIAYVRSCPLPIYSRFVTPMAGSTTELGELRLPVTCGGVPVVPGDLILADEEGVIVVAPDRIEALLDAAASVKEAEARLVAKLDAGATLSDGLNVAAHADALHRGEPSALQFLT; encoded by the coding sequence ATGCCGGCCGACCAGCTTGTCGAGAAGTTTCGCGCGGTCGATACCACCGCGCTGTGCGATGCCGACAAATCGACGCGAGTGATGGACAGCGCGATTCGGCTCCGCTCGGGCGGTGTGCGGATCTTCGGCCCCGCGTTCACTGTTCGGTGCACCGGGGACTTCTTCGCCGTGCTACGCGCGATCGAGGCGGCGGCACCCGGTGATGTGATCGTGGTCGACGGCGGCGGCAGCGAGATCGCGTTCGCCGGTGAGCTGTTCGCCAGGGGCGCGCTCGTGCGGCAACTCGGCGGCATCGTGGTCGACGGCGGGTATCGCGACATCGCCTATGTCCGATCCTGCCCACTGCCGATATACAGCCGCTTCGTCACTCCGATGGCAGGCAGCACAACCGAACTCGGCGAGCTGCGACTTCCGGTGACGTGCGGCGGTGTTCCGGTGGTGCCGGGTGATCTGATCCTGGCCGACGAGGAGGGCGTCATCGTGGTCGCGCCGGATCGCATCGAGGCGTTGCTCGACGCCGCCGCGTCGGTCAAGGAGGCCGAGGCCAGGCTGGTCGCGAAGTTGGACGCGGGCGCCACCCTCAGCGACGGACTCAACGTCGCCGCCCATGCCGACGCCCTGCACCGGGGCGAGCCCTCCGCGCTGCAATTCCTGACCTGA
- the phoA gene encoding alkaline phosphatase: MPPVSSRSLPRRFRAGAVMGAAVLIGALAACGSSDSTKQGNGALISPKAQGTLSDNGGARRTSGDRTDAVRASLNGNQAKNVILLIGDGMGDSEITLARNVAEGAGGYFKGIDALPLTGSYTHYSLDKKTGKPDYVTESAASASAWATGTKTYNGAISVNLAGQPQANLTEIAKANGKATGNVSTAEIQDATPAVQAAHVTERKCYGPEETTVKCPTNALENGGLGSISEQLLNTRADVTLGGGAKSFEQKAVAGQWQGQTLRDQAKARGYQLVSDKAGLDGITKADQDAPVLGLFSPGNMPVRWIGDTAVPNGVNLPAQTCRPNPERAATVPDLATMTRKAIDLLQDRKDGFFLQVEGASIDKQDHAANPCGQVGETVDLDEAVQAALEFAEKDGNTLVIVTADHAHSSQIVPLETKSPALTSKVVTKDGAEIGVSYGTSDTGGSQEHTGTQLRVAAYGPRAANVVGLTDQTDMFFTICDALGLDRSKKPAAK, from the coding sequence ATGCCCCCTGTCTCGTCGCGTTCCCTGCCCCGCCGGTTCCGTGCGGGCGCGGTCATGGGCGCCGCCGTTCTCATCGGAGCCCTGGCCGCCTGCGGATCCTCCGACTCCACGAAACAGGGCAACGGTGCGCTCATCAGCCCCAAAGCCCAAGGGACGCTGAGCGACAACGGTGGCGCCCGCCGGACCAGCGGTGACCGCACCGACGCGGTGCGTGCCTCGCTCAACGGCAACCAGGCCAAGAACGTCATCCTGTTGATCGGCGACGGCATGGGCGATTCCGAGATCACGCTGGCGCGCAATGTCGCCGAGGGGGCGGGCGGCTACTTCAAGGGCATCGACGCGCTGCCGCTCACCGGTTCCTACACGCACTACTCGCTGGACAAGAAGACCGGAAAGCCGGACTACGTCACCGAGTCCGCGGCCAGCGCCAGCGCCTGGGCGACCGGCACCAAGACCTACAACGGCGCGATCAGCGTGAACCTCGCGGGACAGCCGCAGGCCAATCTCACCGAGATCGCCAAGGCGAACGGCAAGGCCACCGGCAACGTCAGCACCGCCGAGATCCAGGACGCCACCCCGGCCGTGCAGGCCGCGCACGTCACCGAGCGCAAGTGCTACGGCCCGGAAGAGACCACGGTGAAGTGCCCGACCAACGCGCTGGAGAACGGTGGGCTCGGCTCGATCAGCGAGCAGCTGCTGAACACGCGCGCCGACGTCACCCTCGGCGGCGGTGCCAAGAGCTTCGAGCAGAAGGCGGTCGCGGGCCAGTGGCAGGGGCAGACCCTGCGTGACCAGGCCAAGGCCCGGGGCTACCAGCTCGTCTCCGACAAGGCGGGCCTCGATGGCATCACCAAGGCGGACCAGGACGCGCCGGTGCTCGGCCTGTTCTCGCCCGGCAACATGCCGGTCCGCTGGATCGGTGACACCGCGGTCCCGAACGGCGTGAACCTGCCCGCGCAGACCTGCAGGCCGAACCCGGAGCGCGCCGCCACCGTGCCCGACCTGGCGACCATGACCCGCAAGGCGATCGACCTGCTCCAAGACCGCAAGGACGGCTTCTTCCTCCAGGTCGAGGGCGCCTCGATCGACAAGCAGGACCACGCCGCCAACCCGTGCGGTCAGGTCGGCGAGACCGTCGACCTCGACGAGGCCGTGCAGGCCGCGCTCGAATTCGCCGAGAAGGACGGCAACACCCTGGTGATCGTCACCGCCGACCACGCGCACAGCAGCCAGATCGTCCCGCTCGAGACCAAGTCCCCGGCGCTGACCAGCAAGGTCGTCACCAAGGACGGCGCCGAGATCGGCGTCTCGTACGGCACCTCCGATACCGGCGGTTCGCAGGAGCACACCGGCACTCAGCTGCGTGTCGCCGCCTACGGCCCGCGCGCCGCGAACGTGGTCGGCCTGACCGATCAGACCGACATGTTCTTCACCATCTGCGACGCGCTCGGCCTGGATCGCAGCAAGAAGCCGGCCGCGAAATAG
- a CDS encoding metallophosphoesterase, which translates to MPDNNFGRRDFLAGAAGIAAGASLVGLSPAQAVPVAPGVTKFDFPTERKVRVLVTGDAGTGARGQWAVADAMREFHRREPFSLALGLGDNIYEAGPNNGADPQFADKFENPNTGLDFPWLMVLGNHDNSSALPGDGGWLLRGNYEVEYHANSPRWWMPSRYYSVRVPHENPVVEFFVLDLNPIAAYVPPIFAPYWAADGQFMNEQSAWLDQALTESTATWKIACTHHPYLNNGPHGNAGNYENLPIEPINGVHVKRFFEDHVLGRCQYLLSGHDHSLQVLEPTIGSKGTRQIVSGAAAKTVSAEPALTPHGANAALFENYHQLGFMVLDLDESRTDLRVFTVDVATSAATEAFARRLA; encoded by the coding sequence ATGCCTGACAACAACTTTGGTCGGCGGGACTTTCTCGCCGGGGCTGCGGGCATCGCGGCGGGGGCGTCGCTGGTCGGTCTCTCGCCTGCCCAGGCGGTGCCGGTGGCGCCCGGCGTCACCAAGTTCGACTTCCCGACCGAGCGCAAGGTGCGGGTGCTGGTGACCGGTGACGCGGGCACCGGTGCGCGCGGTCAGTGGGCGGTCGCCGACGCGATGCGGGAGTTCCACCGGCGTGAGCCGTTCTCGCTGGCACTCGGCCTCGGCGACAACATCTACGAGGCCGGTCCGAACAACGGCGCCGACCCCCAGTTCGCGGACAAGTTCGAGAACCCGAATACCGGCCTGGATTTTCCGTGGTTGATGGTGCTCGGCAATCACGACAACAGCTCGGCGCTGCCCGGCGACGGTGGCTGGCTGCTGCGCGGCAACTACGAGGTCGAGTACCACGCGAACTCGCCGCGCTGGTGGATGCCGAGCCGGTACTACTCGGTGCGGGTGCCGCACGAGAATCCGGTCGTCGAGTTCTTCGTGCTCGACCTCAATCCGATCGCCGCCTACGTGCCACCGATCTTCGCGCCGTACTGGGCGGCCGATGGTCAGTTCATGAACGAGCAGAGCGCCTGGCTGGACCAAGCACTCACCGAATCGACGGCCACCTGGAAGATCGCCTGCACCCATCACCCGTACCTCAACAACGGACCGCACGGTAACGCGGGCAACTACGAGAACCTGCCGATCGAGCCGATCAACGGCGTCCACGTCAAACGCTTCTTCGAAGATCATGTGCTCGGCCGCTGCCAATACCTGCTGTCCGGCCACGACCATTCGCTGCAGGTGCTGGAGCCGACGATCGGATCCAAGGGCACCCGCCAGATCGTGTCCGGCGCGGCCGCCAAGACCGTCTCCGCCGAACCCGCGCTCACGCCGCACGGTGCCAACGCCGCGCTGTTCGAGAACTATCACCAGCTCGGCTTCATGGTGCTCGACCTCGACGAAAGCCGCACGGACCTGCGGGTGTTCACCGTCGACGTGGCCACCTCGGCGGCGACAGAGGCCTTCGCCCGACGTCTGGCCTGA
- a CDS encoding LysR family transcriptional regulator, with protein sequence MFDSRHIRVFDEVVRTGSFAAAARHLGYTQPAISQQMKALERSVGTPLFVRVGRGLRLTDAGEILARHAAGILGTISAAQQQMTAITRLKSGRVRVCAFPSACATLVPSAVASIKARHPGIRIELFDAEPPESVEALRRGDCDITLAFTYDAGEQPDSADLYKVSLLDDPLIVLLPRGHALARRRTVELAQLADERWIAGCVRCRSHFIESCATAGFEPHIDFTTDDNLAVQSLVAEGTGVAVMPSMVQSFIRHPKVVSRPVIPADSRTVAAYTLSGHQRIPVTRLMMEAIQCAANAMSLT encoded by the coding sequence ATGTTCGACTCACGGCACATTCGGGTTTTCGACGAGGTCGTACGGACCGGTTCCTTCGCGGCGGCGGCGCGGCATCTCGGGTACACGCAGCCCGCGATCAGCCAGCAGATGAAGGCGCTCGAGCGGTCGGTGGGCACGCCGCTGTTCGTGCGGGTGGGCCGAGGGTTGCGGTTGACGGACGCGGGCGAGATCCTGGCCAGGCACGCGGCGGGCATTCTCGGCACCATCTCGGCGGCGCAGCAGCAGATGACGGCGATCACCCGGTTGAAGTCGGGACGGGTCCGGGTGTGCGCGTTCCCGAGCGCGTGCGCGACGCTCGTCCCGTCGGCGGTGGCCTCGATCAAAGCGCGGCACCCCGGTATCCGGATCGAGCTGTTCGACGCGGAGCCGCCCGAATCGGTGGAGGCGTTGCGTCGCGGCGACTGCGATATCACCCTCGCCTTCACCTACGACGCGGGTGAACAGCCGGATTCCGCTGACCTGTACAAGGTTTCGCTGCTCGACGACCCGCTGATCGTGCTGCTGCCGCGCGGGCACGCGCTGGCTCGGCGGCGCACCGTCGAGCTGGCGCAACTCGCCGATGAACGCTGGATCGCGGGATGTGTGCGCTGCCGGAGCCATTTCATCGAGTCGTGCGCGACCGCCGGTTTCGAGCCGCACATCGACTTCACCACCGACGACAATCTGGCGGTACAGAGCTTGGTGGCCGAGGGGACCGGGGTGGCGGTGATGCCGAGCATGGTGCAGTCGTTCATCCGGCACCCGAAGGTGGTGAGCCGTCCTGTGATACCCGCCGATTCCCGGACGGTGGCGGCGTACACGCTGTCCGGGCATCAGCGGATCCCGGTGACCCGGCTCATGATGGAGGCCATCCAGTGTGCCGCGAACGCGATGAGTTTGACGTGA